GTCCTGTTTAAACAACTAACAGTGTGCAGACAGCATTTGGTTGGTTAAAATGAAATGTCCCAAGTCAGTGTGCTGTGCTGCATTATATATCGGTTTATTATGTTCAAACGTGTTGTGAAGCAACAAGTACTGCAGTACATAACATGCTCGGCTCACAGGCAGCTCTGACAAACACATAATAACGATGTGTTACAGTTGAGTTGAGTTCAGTTGAGTTTACTCATCGTGGCATTATATGCTATGTATGTGAGGTACCTTAGGACAAGAAAAAGAGAATAACCTATAACCAATCGCCTTATTGCACTCACTCCTATTGTAATGAAGTCTTTTCAGAGTATAGTCATGTCCCACATCAAAGAGGCAGGCATCCCAGGCAATTTAGACCCCTGCAAATATTTGACAGGATGAAACTTGCTTATACTGAATGgtagtatgttttttttttatttaaggttTTGCTCCCAGTGAAAACTCACACCTTATAAGTGGACTGGAAAACAAAACTGCCACACAGGACAAAAGAAGATAATTACAACTGTAACTCATTATGTAGCATAATCCATTATTTTTATGGTTCAAAACCTTGATTAGACTGGCAAAGTAACAAACAAATCAGTTCTTTGATACATTCAGTGATGATTGTGAAGAAGCTGTTAAAAAAGGATTCTACATTAATTCAAGGCCAGCCAATCATAGCTGGAACATTTcaacacatttaacattttgatgCACGTTACTAAATATGTGTAAATGGACAGTAAAAAGTGGAATTCAAgggttttaaaatgtgaaagaaATACACACAATAAGAAAAAGCTCACACCCACTACAACCCTGTTACAGATTAGTGATCATAGTGagtttttcagtttgttttagtttttttcagtgGATCTTTCCCTTAATAACTCAGGATTTACTCATAAAGTTGAGCTTGATTGATTCTGTTGCATTAGAATCTTCATCAGTGGCTGTGGCTGTCATTTCTGTGAAACCAAACTTGATTTCCAGTTTGACCCGACGATTCATGCCACCTGCAGTGTCAGGCATGTCAACAACAAACATGCCGATTTCTTTGATTCCCTCCTCATCCACATACACTGGATTATTTTTCTCTGTGCGACAAAATGAGAAATTCATCCCCGTCTGATCTCTCTCTATTGGATGTAACACATGTATTCTGTTTTCACCCCAACCCACATCCTCATCAATTTCTACCAGCTTTTTGAAAATACCACCACACCAGTCACCTTCTTTGTTTGTAAATTTCTTGTCTTCTCTGTGCTTGGACTTATTAAATCTCGTAGAAATTCTAATACCGTAAGTGAAGGCACTTTTACGAGATGCCACCACAGCTGGGTTTCTTCCAAACATTACAGCTCCCTTAACGATGGCTTCTTGGGGCCGAAAAGGACAGAGAACCTTACACTGACCACCAAACTCTTTGATGATGTGTTTACGCAGAACCTGGCTTTCAGCATAGCCCCCCACTAACAGGATGAACTCAATGTTCAGATCCTTATTTAGGATTTCTTTGATACTCTTAGTGATGCCGTTCAGACTCTCAGCAAAGAAAGACTTCATTTTCTCTTTAGAGATTCTGATTGATCCTTCATCCCAGGATGCACCTTGCACTGTTTCAAAGTATTTTCCTATTTCCTGCTTTTTCTTAGCCAAATCTCCCAGTGACATTGGGCAGCTGATTCCTACACtcttatcctttttttttaaaagcgtGACTTGATACATCAGTTTCTGAACATCATTGGGATGCTTTTCCTCATATTCATCCCAGACACCATTACAGAAGATTTCCTTGAGGAACTCTTGGAATTTTCTGTCCACAGATTTCCCTCCCAGGTCATTTCCAGAGGCTTTGTGCAGCTCCTTCAGGTCTCCTCCTTCCATCACCTCATGTACAGTGATGTCGATGGTTCcacctaaaacacaaacagtgctTAAACAGACCAATAACAACACTGGTATACAACATTTATCCTCATAATCCTTATTCCCATGAGTGAATTATTTGGT
This sequence is a window from Parambassis ranga chromosome 17, fParRan2.1, whole genome shotgun sequence. Protein-coding genes within it:
- the LOC114449739 gene encoding heat shock 70 kDa protein 12A-like, producing the protein MGDLYIVAIDFGTTYSGYAFSMTSKEEEVSPYLKYWGEEVGLETPKAPTCILFNEHEEFLSFGYEARESYFQMRGEEARKTFFFDSFKMALYNRELNSNVTIKAANGKSMKALKVFTEALRYMKEDALKTISDSTHGRQFIASDFTWVLTVPAIWDASAKQFMREAATKAGIVSSREQNQLVIALEPEAASIWCKSLPADGFIAENKGKEKLDQAPGTQYIVVDCGGGTIDITVHEVMEGGDLKELHKASGNDLGGKSVDRKFQEFLKEIFCNGVWDEYEEKHPNDVQKLMYQVTLLKKKDKSVGISCPMSLGDLAKKKQEIGKYFETVQGASWDEGSIRISKEKMKSFFAESLNGITKSIKEILNKDLNIEFILLVGGYAESQVLRKHIIKEFGGQCKVLCPFRPQEAIVKGAVMFGRNPAVVASRKSAFTYGIRISTRFNKSKHREDKKFTNKEGDWCGGIFKKLVEIDEDVGWGENRIHVLHPIERDQTGMNFSFCRTEKNNPVYVDEEGIKEIGMFVVDMPDTAGGMNRRVKLEIKFGFTEMTATATDEDSNATESIKLNFMSKS